ACTTATTTTTCCATTTTTTAATGCCTCAACCAAATGATTTGTAATTACACACCCACCACGAGCGGTATTTATCAAATAAAAAGGCTTATTAAACTTTTTTATAAAATTATAGTTTATCATTCCTTTTGTTTTTTCAGTATAAGGTACATGTAAACTCACTATATCTGATTTCTTAAAAAGAGTATTTATACTGACCTGTTTTGCATAAATATCTCCTACTTTAGGTAATATGTCGTAACACAATATTTTAGCATCAAAACCTGATAATTTTTTAGCAAAAGCTTTTCCTGTATTTCCATATCCAATAATACTTATTGTTTTTCCCATAATTTCTGTTCCTCTATTTATTTCTCTATTCCATTTTTTTTTTATGGTTATTTGTTGATGGGAACGAATGATATAATTCATCATAGATAAAAGCATACCTATAGCATGTTCTGCTACTGCATCTTTATTTCCTTCAGGAGAAGAAATTAAAATTATTCCTTTTTTTGCAGCATAATCTTTATCTATATTTTCTATTCCAGAACCA
This DNA window, taken from Blattabacterium sp. (Nauphoeta cinerea), encodes the following:
- a CDS encoding NAD(P)-dependent oxidoreductase, yielding MIKKILILDNNHPFIIYKLKKEGFICHENYKDSIDKIDISVYDGVILRSRLKINKKFIKKAINLKFIARIGSGIENIDKDYAAKKGIILISSPEGNKDAVAEHAIGMLLSMMNYIIRSHQQITIKKKWNREINRGTEIMGKTISIIGYGNTGKAFAKKLSGFDAKILCYDILPKVGDIYAKQVSINTLFKKSDIVSLHVPYTEKTKGMINYNFIKKFNKPFYLINTARGGCVITNHLVEALKNGKISGACLDVLEYENFSLNNIFHHYKYSKSFIDLVRTQKVIFTPHIAGWTKESKYKMDKKIVEKIIFLNQKLKS